TCGATGTCGGGATGCTTTTCGACTCTTTCGATCATGTCTTTTAAAAAGGCCTGGACATCGGCGCTTTTCCAGGTTTTTTTAACGTCCCGGGCCGCGCCGCCCAGAACGGCCTCTTTTTCCACGATGGTGGTTTTAAATCCCTGTTCCGCCAGGCTCAGCGCGGCCGTCATGCCGGCCACCCCGCCGCCCGCCACCAGCGCGGATTTTTTCACCTCCACGGAAAGATCGGGAATGGGCTCCAGAACGCCCGCCCGCGCCACGCCCATTCTCACCAGGTCCCGGGCCTTTTGGGTGGCTTTTTCTTTTTCGTCCGAATGCACCCAGGCGCACTGGTTTCGGATATTGGCCATTTCAAAAAGATAGGGGTTGAGTCCGGCGTTTCGGATGGTCTCCTGGAAAAGGGGCTCGTGGGTTCTCGGGGTGCAGGCCGCCACCACGACGCGGTTGAGCCTGTTTTCCCGGATCGCCTCGGCCATTTTTTCCTGGGTGTCCTGACTGCATGTGAAGAGGCTCTCCTCCACGTACTCCACGCCGGGAAGGCTTTTGGCGTATTCCACGACGCCCGGCACATCCACCACCCCGCCGATGTTCACGCCGCAGTTGCACACAAAGACCCCCAGGCGGGGCTCTTCGCCGGCCACGTCGGTTTCGTCGGGAAAGCGTTTCGCGGACGTCATCTCGCCCCGGGCCGGGGCCAGCTTCATTCCGGCGGCGCAGGCGGCGGCGCCGGCCTCCACCACGGACTGGGGGATGTCTTTGCAGCCCCGTATGACGCCGGCGGCGTATATGCCGGGTCTGGAGGTGGAGACCGGGGCGATGTCTTCGGTTTTGACGAAGTTGAACCGGTCCAGCTCGATTCCCAGGCGGCCGGCCAGGTCCGCGACGGAGTCGGCCGGCTCCATGCCCACGGAAAGGACGAGCATGTCGAATGTCTCGTTTTCGATTTCCCCGGACTCGGACACGTAGGCCAGCTTGAGGGTTCCGGAGTCGTCCGCCTCCTGGACGGTGTGAACCCGGGACCGGATGAACCGGGTCCCCTGGTCCTTGGCCCGTTCGTAGTATTTTTCAAAATCCTTGCCGTGGGTCCGCATGTCGATATAAAAAATGGTGGGCTCAAAGGAATCCCCGATATGCTCCTTGGCGATGACGGACTCCTTGATGGCGTACATGCAGCACACGGACGAGCAGTATTCGTTGTCGCACCGGTTCATGTCCCGGGATCCCACGCACTGGAGCCAGGCGATTCTTTTCGCTTCCTGTCCGTCCGAGGGACGAAGCACATGGCCGCCCGTGGGGCCGCCCGCCGCCAGGATGCGCTCAAACTCCAGGCTGGTGACCACATTGGGAAAGGCGTGATGCTGGTAGTTGTCCAGACCCGAGGGATCAAAGGGTTTGAATCCCCCGGCCACGATCACGGACCCCACGTTGATTTTTAAAATCTCTTCGGTTTCGTCAAAACGGATGGCGTCGGTGGGGCAGAACTTTTCGCACGCCTTGCATTTTCCCTTTTTAAAATAAATGCACCTGTCGGCGTCGATGGCGTATTTCAGGGGAACCGCCTGGGGGTAGGGCAGGTAGATGGCCTTTCTTTTGGCCAGGCCCTCGTTGAACTCGTCGGAGGTTTTCGCCGGGCATTTTTCAGCGCACGCGCCGCAGGCGATGCACTTGTCCAGGTCCACATACCTCGGGGATTTTTTGACCGAGACGGTGAAATTGCCCTCTTCCCCCTCAATGCCTTCAATGGTTGACAGGGTTAACACTTCGATATTCAGATGCCGGCCGACCTCGACCAGTTTGGGCGAGATAATTCACATCGCGCAGTCGTTGGTGGGAAACGTTTTGTCCAGCCGGCTCATCACGCCGCCGATGGCCGAGGTTTTTTCAACCATGTGCACATAATAGCCGGAATCGGCGAGATCAATCGCCGCCTGCATTCCGGTGATTCCGCCCCCGACCACCATGACGGATCCCACGGGCTTGTCAGTCATAAAGAACTCCTTACACTTTCTAATTCTTGTCAATGCCATGAAACAAAACAGCCTGGAAATGGCTGTGATCTTGTCGCCGCCACCGTAATTATGTCAAATAATATTTTTAGTCAAGGAAAAACCGCTTTTTTCGACGCTGATCAGCCGAATGTCTTGAAATGAAAAAACCCCGTTTTTTTTCTGTTTTTCTTTCATTTTCAGCCGGAAAGTCGCGACCCAGGTGGTTTGAGGGTTCCGGGACCCGGCCAGGCGAAATTTAAACCCTTTACTTCACGCGTGTTTTGTGGTACCCGGGTAATTTAGTTTTTAAATTTGATTCACATGATTTCAAAAACCCAAAAACGTCTCACACTCAGGGCTCAGATGGAAAAACAAACAGGCGCTCAGCCGCCGGAAATCAAAAAACTGGATGAAAAACAAAAAGAGCTGATTCTCAAAGCGTTCCAGTCTTTCAAAAAGAAACTCATTATCGTCTCCCCGGACTTTGATATCCTGTTCTGCAATTCCGCAAAGCCCCGGGACAAAGAGGCCGAATGCGTGGGGGAAAAATGCCATGAGTTTTTTTACGGTCATGACAGGCCCTGCGAGGATTGCGCGGTGGTGGACGCCATTCGCAAAAAATCCCCGGAGCTGAAGCAGATTCCCGGAAAATTTCTGAAAACCGACATGATGGCCTGCCAGTACGCCTATCCCATCCGTTTGCCGGACGGGGAGGTGGAGGCCTTTGTGAGCATGAAATTCGATTTGCGGATCCAGGAAAAGCTGGAGAAGAAATTCAACCGCGCCAACTCGTTTTTAAGGAATCTCATCAACAGCGCCGTGGACGGCGTGGTGGGCGCCGACAAGAAGGGCAATATCCTGATTTTTAGCGAGGTGGCCGAGAGAATCTCCGGGTATTCCGCCAGGGAGGCCATGTCGTCGCTCAACATTCGGGACATCTACCCCGAAGGCGTCGCGTCGGATATCATGAAGAAAATGCGCGGAGAGGAATACGGGGGCCCGGGCAAGCTCAGGCAGTGCCACGTGGACTGCATCGGGAAAAACGGCGTCATCGCCCCCATCAGCCTCAACGCCTCCATTGTGTATGAAAACGGGAAAGAGGCGGCCACCATCGGTTTTTTCCATGACCGGCGCGAGGAGCTTGAAATCAAGCGCAAGCTGGAGAAAACCCGCATCCAGCTTCTTCAGGCGGAGAAGATGTCCTCTTTGGGCAAACTTTCGGCCGGGGTGGCCCATCAGCTCAACAATCCCCTGGGCAGCATCATGCTTTTCGCCAGGCTGATCCTGGAGGAGCACGAGCTGGAGGAGTCGGCCCAGGACGATCTCAAACGGATACTGGAGGACGCGGAGCGGTGCCGCAACATTGTCAAGGAGCTTTTGGAGTTCGCCCGCCAGACCAATTACAAAATGGGGCCGTGCGACGTCAACAAGGCCCTTTCGCGCACTCTTTTTCTTCTGGAAAATCAGACCGTTTTTCACAACATCGCCATCGGGAAAGAATTTTTCCCGGACCTGCCGAAAATCATGGCCAACGAGCAGCAGCTCAACCATGTGTTCATGAACATTATTTTAAACGCGGCCCAGGCCATGGAAGGGAAGGGCTCCCTTGATTTGAGCACGGATTTCATCCAGGACCGGGATGTCATTGAGATTCGGATATCCGACTCAGGACCGGGCATCCCCGATGACATCGTGTCCAGTATTTTTGATCCGTTTTTCACCACCAAGGAGGAGGGAAAGGGAACCGGTCTGGGGCTGAGCCTGGTGTACGGCATTGTCAAAAAACACGGCGGGACGGTGTCCGCGGAAAGCGGGGCCGGCGGGACCACTTTCATCATACGGTTTCCCGTTCTTCGGGAGCGGAAAGGAAATGACAAGGAAAATGAAATCGGATAAAAAACCCCTGGGCGTGGATGTCATGATCGTGGACGACGAAAAGGGCATCCGGGACGCCTCGGGACGGATACTTTCCAGGATGGGGTTCGCCGTCGTCACCATGCCCAACGGCGACGAGGCCCTCAAAAAGCTGCCTGAAACCGATGTCTCCATGGTGTTTCTGGATCTGAAAATGCCGGGCATGGACGGCATGGAGGTTTTGAAGCGGATCAAAGACACGCGGCCCGAGATCCTGGTCATCGTGATCACGGGATACGCCACGGTGGAGACCGCCATCGAGGCCATGAAAAAAGGCGCCTACGATTTCATCACCAAACCCTTTGAGCCGGACCAGCTCAGGATCGTGGCCAACCGGGCGCTGGAAAAAATCCTTCTGACCGAAGAGACCCGAAAGCTGGAGAGGGAAAAGGAAAGGACCCTGTCGGATCTGGACGCGGAGAAAAGCCGGATGCTGACCATTGTCAATTCCCTGCCGAACGGGGTGGTGGTCACCGACACCGGGGGCCGGGTGGTTTTGATGAACCCGGCGGCCAGGGGCCATCTGGAGCTGGACCCTTCGGCGGGCGCCGGCAAAGAGATCGGGGCGTATATCGACGACGAGGGGCTGGGAGCGCTTGTGGCCGACATTTCCCGGGGGGCCTACGTGGATTTTGAGGACATCCCGGATTATGAGATCGTCATTTCCGAGAAAAAATATCTCCTGGCCCGGGGCAAGCCGGTGCTGGGGGAAAAGCGGGAATGCATGGGCGCGGTCATCACCCTCATCGACATCACGCCCATCCGGATGCTGGACAACCTCAAAACCGAGTTCATTGAAAAGGTGTCCCACGAGCTTCGGTCCCCATTGTCCACCATCCATGAGCAGCTGGTCTCGGTTTTAAAGGAAAGGACGGACGATCCCTCGGCCCAGGACCATTACCTGCTTTCCCGGGCCCGGGAAAAGACAAAGGGCCTGATCTCTTTGATCGGGGACCTTCTGGACATTTCCAGAATCGAGGACGGGATCCTTTGCCACGAACGACAGACCGTGGCCGTGGACACACTTCTGGCCGACATCGTGGATTTTCTCTCGGCCAAGTCCCGGGCCAAGGATCAGACCCTGACCCTTTCGGTTCCCGACGAGCCCCTTCCCCCTCTCAACGCCGATCCCATGGGCCTTGAGAGCATCTTCGGAAATCTCATCACAAACGCCATCCACTACACCCCGGAAGGGGGCCGCGTGGAGGTGTTCATTGACATGGCCGGGATCAACATGCGCGTGAGGGTTTCGGACAACGGCTTCGGCATGGACGGCCGTCATCTGGACCGGATATTTGATAAATTTTACCGGGTGAAGGACGACAACACCCGCCACATCACCGGAACCGGCCTGGGCCTTTCCATCGTCAAGGGCCTGGTGGATTCCCTGGGCGGGATCATCGAGGTGGAAAGCGCCCCGTCCAGCGGCTCCACGTTCACGGTTCTTCTGCCCGTCCAGCCCGACGTCCCGGACCCGGTCCCGGCTTAGAGGTTCCTGGATGGCATCCCTTTCCCTGTCCCACGAGCAGATGGCCGGCCAGCGCATCATGGCCGGTTTTGACGGCGCCGAATTCAACGACGACTTAAAAAGGCTCATCGGCGAAATCAAAGTCGGCGGGATCATTCTTTTTTCCCGAAACATCTCCACGCCCGGAAAAACCGGGAAAATGTGCCGGGACGCCCAGAAACACGCGGCGGCGCGGGGCCTTCCCCCGCTTCTGATCGCCATCGACCAGGAGGGCGGCCAGGTGGCCCGGCTCAAAGAGCCCTTTGAGCGCTTCCCGGGAAACCCGGCCATGAAGGGCGTAAAAGACGCCGTTTATTTCGCGAAAACCACGGCCGCGGATTTAAAAAGCCTGGGGATCAACATGAACATGGCGCCGGTTTTGGACATCGCCCCGGGGGATATGGACAGCGTCATGGCGGGAAGGTCCTTTGGACCCGAACCCGAATGGGTGTCGAAACTGGGGGCCGCCGTCATCAGGGAATTCACCCGAAACGGCGTTATATCGGCGGCCAAGCATTTTCCCGGCATCGGCCGAACCACACTGGATTCCCATGTGGACGCCCCGGTTTTCAAAGGGGGGGAAAACGAGCTGGAGTCCTTTGATCTCATTCCCTTCAAAACCGCCATTTCAAAGGGGGTCCCGTGCGTGATGCTCTCCCACATCCTGTACCGGGACGTGGACCCTGTCTGGCCGGCGAGCCTTTCCAAAATCATCGTCAGGGGGCTTTTGCGGGAAAAGATGGGCCACGACGGCCTGGTCGTCACCGATGATCTGGACATGGGCGCCATCAAAAAAAAATATGGCGTTCAAAGCGTCGTTTCCCGGGTCATGGACGCGGACATCGACATCGCGCTCATTTGCCACAAGGGCCCGGACATCAAGGCCGCCTTTGATGAAATGCGCAAACGCCCCCCCGGCGCCCACGTGAAATCGGTGGAGAGGATTCTGGCGGTTAAAGAGAAGTTTTTAAAGAAGGGGGGGGATTTTTGAAAACACATCCGCCCCCAGACCGGGCGAGATATTTTCAGGGCCTTTTTCCATCAGACGCCAGTGGCCCGCCGAGGCGATCATGGCGGCGTTGTCCCCGCAAAGACCCGGGGAGGGAATATGGACCGTCATCCCGGCCGCGTCCGCGTCTTTCCGGACCCGCGCCCCAAGCCCCTGGTTGGCGGCCACGCCTCCCACGACCGCGATATGCCGGCAGTCTTTTTTTTCAGCCGCCCGGATGAGCTTGCAGGCCAGGACATCCACCGCCGCCGCCTGGAACTCCGCCGCGATGTCCCGGATTTCTTTTTCGGAAAGGGCGCCGGCGGCTTCGATGTGGCGTTTGACCGCGGTTTTCAGTCCGCTGAAGCTGAAATCAAAGGCGTTTTTGTCCAGCCAGGCCCGGGGAAAGGAGAGGTTTCCCGGCTCCCCGGCGGCCGCGAGATCGTCGATGACTTTTCCCCCGGGGTATCCCAGGCCCAGCATGCCCGACACCTTGTCATAGGCCTCCCCGGCGGCGTCGTCCCGGGTCTGGCCCATGATTTCCATTCGGGTGTGGGAGGTGGCGTGATACAGGGTGGTGTGCCCCCCGGAGGCCAGAAGCGCCACAAAGGGAAAGGGCGGGGGGGCCGGCTCCAGGAACACGGAGTTGACATGGCCCTCCAGGTGGTTGACCCCGATCCACGGAAGGCCCCGGGAAAAGGCGCACGCCTTGGCGAATGAAAATCCCGCCAGAAGAGACCCGATGAGCCCCGGCCCCATGGTGACGGCGATGGCGTCAATGTCGTCAAATCCCAGGCCCGCCTTTTCAAAGGCGTCGTCCAGCGCCGGGACCAGGGCCTCGATGTGTTTCCGGGAGGCGATCTCCGGCACCACGCCCCCAAAGGGCCGGTGGGCCCGGATCTGGGAAAACACCGTGGAAGACAGGATTTTCGTTCCGTCGGACACCAGGGCGGCGGCGGTTTCGTCGCACGATGTCTCAATGCCCAGGATGATCATGTCCTTCATTTCCTTTCCTGTCCGTTTTAATCCGTCCATTCAAACCGGTCTCCGGACGGGGTCCTTTCCGTGATTTCGCCGATGACAAAGCCTGTTTCGCCCATATCCTCCAGGCGTCGCAGGATGTCCGCCGCCGCCTTTTCCGGCGCGATGACGGCCAGGCCCAGGCCGTTGTTGAAAGTCCGGGCCATTTCTTTCTCCGGCACATTCCCGGCCTCTTTCAAAAAGGAGAAAATTCGGGGAACGTCCCAGCTTTTTCTTCGAACGGACACGCGCAATGTCTCCGGGACCGAGCGGATGATGTTGTCTGAAATCCCGCCCCCGGTGATATGCGCGATTCCCCGGACCGGGAAGTCCCGGACCAGCGCGGAGATGGTTTTGGCGTATATTTTGGTGGGGGTCAAAAGCGCCTCGCCGATGGATGTCCCCAGCTCCGGGGCATGGCTGTCGATGTTGAGCCCGAGGGTTTCAAAGCAAATTTTCCGGGCCAGGGAATAGCCGTTGCTGTGAAGACCGGACGAGGCGACCCCGATGATGGCGTCCCCCTTTTCAACGCCCGAGCCGTCGATGACATTTCCCCGGTCGATGACGCCCACCGCGAAACCGGCCAGGTCGTATTCGCCCTTGGCGTACATGCCGGGCATCTCGGCCGTCTCGCCCCCCAGAAGGGCGCAGCCGGCCATGCGGCATCCCGCCGCCACTCCCCGGACGATGTCGGCGGCCGCGCCGGATTCCAGTTTTCCCATGGAGATGTAATCCAGGAAAAAAAGGGGCCGGGCGCCTGAGACCGCGATGTCATTGACGCACATGGCCACCAGATCGATTCCCACCGTGTCGTGGCGCCCGGTCATAAAGGCGATTTTGAGTTTGGTGCCCACCCCGTCCGTGGAGCTGACCAGAACCGGCTCTTTCATTCCGGAAAGATCCGGGGCGAAGAGTCCCCCGAACCCCCCGATTCCGCCCAGAACGCCGGGAATATGGGTTTTTTCCGCGATTTTTTTGACCACGCCCACCAGGCGGTCGGCCTTGTCGATGTCCACGCCCGCGTCGGCGTATGTGAGAGGTTTTTTCATGGCCGTCCTTATTTATTAAAGCGTTCATCGTTTTTGAAAGCCAACCTTTTTATATAGGAAGAATGCCTTTCAAAAGTCAAAACATTTTTTTGGCCATTTTTTTTGACATGGACGCCGTTGTGGTGTAAGAAGTGCCATGATGGCATAAAGTCAAGCGGTTTTTATCTTTTTTAAATTTTTCACCAAAGGAAAGGCGCTGTCATGAGAGAATTCGCCCGGCTGGATCGTTTGCCCCCTTACGTGTTCGCCACCGTCAACCAGATCAAAATGGACGCCAGGCATGCGGGAGAGGATATCGTGGATTTGGGAATGGGGAACCCGGACATCGGGACCCCCGGCCATATCGTGGACAAACTCAAGGAGGCGGCGGAAAAGCCCCACAACCACCGGTATTCGGCGTCCATGGGGATCACCAAGCTGCGCATGGCCATCTCCGACTGGTACAAACGGCGCTTTGACGTGGACATCGACCCCGATTCCGAGGCCATCGTCACCATCGGCGTGAAGGAGGGAATGTCCCACCTGGTGCTGGTGACCATCCGCCCCGGGGATGTGGTGTTCACCCCCAGCCCCACCTATCCCATCCATCCGTACTCGGCCATCATCGCCGGCGGGGATGTGCGGGGAATCCCGGTGGGGCCGGAATCCGATTTTTTCGAAAATCTCATGGACGCCACCCGGCAGACCTGGCCCAAGCCCAAGGTGCTCATCCTGTCCTATCCCCACAATCCCACCACAGAGGTGGTGGATTTGGGGTTTTTTGAAAAAATCGTGGATTACGCCAAAGAAAACAATATCCTGGTGATCCATGACTTCGCCTACGCCGATCTCACTTTTGACGATTACAAGGCCCCCAGTTTTCTCCAGGCCAAAGGCGCCAAAGACGTGGGGGTGGAGTTTTTCTCCCTGTCCAAAAGCTACAGCATGGCCGGATGGCGGGTGGGGTTCTGCGTGGGAAATCCCGAGACCATCTTCGCTTTGAAGCGAATCAAAAGCTACCTGGACTACGGCATTTTCCAGCCCATCCAGATCGCCTCCATCATCGCCTTAAACGGCCCCCAGGAATGCGTGGGCGAAATCCGGGACACCTACCGGGACCGGCGCGACGCCCTGATCACCGGGCTCGGGCGGGCGGGGTGGGAGATTTCCCCGCCCAAAGGGACCATGTTTGTGTGGGGAAAGATTCCGGAGAAGTTCTCCAAAATGAGATCCGTGGAATTCTCCAAATTCCTCATCAAAGAGACCGGGGTGGCCGTGGCCCCGGGGCTGGGATTCGGGGAGTATGGAGATGATTACGTGCGGTTCGCCCTGATTGAAAACAAGATGCGGATCAATCAGGCGGTGAGGGGCATCCGCAAGATTATGTGAGAAACGCGATAAAAAAAGCCCCGGGGGAAAGGCGGCTTTGCCCCGGGGCCTTAAAACGTCTCACTTCATCACTTCTTTTTCGTCATGCCGCCGTCCATCATGGGGCACGGTTTTTTGCCCATGCCTTTTTTCATTCCCATGCCCATGCCTTTCATCATTCCCATCCCCATTTTGCCTTTGCCCATCCCTTTTTTCTTTCCAATGGGGCCGCCCATGAACATGGCGTAGGGGTTGATTTTTTTAATGTCGTTGATGAAGTGCTCCACATGTTTCCGGTCGAGCATGGCTTTTAAAGCGGACATCTCTTTCTGGATGTTTTGGGCCATCCTGGAATCGGGCCTGGTTTTGGCCAGGGCCGCCTGAAGCTCAAGACCCTTGACTTTGATCTGGTGTTTGAGGTCCCGGGTCTCCATCTGGAATTTTTCTTTCGCCGCCTTCAAACCGGCAATCTGCTCAGGCGTGAGGCCGTCATGGGCCATGCCGCCCATCATCATGCCGCCGCCCATCATGCGGCCCTTGCCCATCATCATGCCGTGATGGGTCATGCCGTCGTGTTTCATGGGGGCGTCTTTTTTCATGGCGTCGGGTTTCATGGTGTCGTCATGGGTCATGGCGTCGCCCGGCTGCCCATGGCTGGTGGCGAAAGCGCAGGCCGAAAAGCCGAAGATTCCCGCGACAAGGGCGGTCAGAAGTAAAAGTCCGGTGGTTTTGGTTTTCATGGTGTTTTCTCCTTTTGCTTTGGGGATGGTGGCGAAAAAATTTACGGAAACGGGTTTGACACGTTTTAGATATGGAGATTGGGCCTGGATTTGAAAGGAAATAAGACGATTGAAAATAACACGGTCGTTGTTTCGGATGACGCTTTTTGGCTGATTATCCCATTCTTTTGCCGGGAGAGCAAGCTTTTTTGAGGTCAGTCCGTCATGTCCCCGGCGATGGACATGGTCCGGTCGGCCAGCATGTGCACATATCCCGCCATTTCGTTGTCGTACCATCCGTAGATGACGGCCTGGGTCACCGGCACCCGGACGTGGGCGTCGTCGGCCGGACTCGCGTCTTCCATGCCCGGCACATGTTTCAGGTCGATGTTCACCTCAAAGGTCCGGGTGTGGGTCTCATGCCCCTCGATGACGGCGGCGGCCCTGGCGATTCCCGTGATGTCGCGCGAGACGTTCTGTTTTTCGGAGAAATCCAGGTAGTTCTTCGGGTCCCCGGCCGCGGCCTCGCGATAAATGTCGTTGATGACATGCTTGGTGATGGTCTCCCGGGACGGGTCGTTCTGGGCCACGATGACCAGGATGATGAGAGAGCCTGTGGCCACCGGCACCCGGACCGATTCGGCCATGAAGCCGATTCTCGACATTTCCGGGATCACCAGGCGCAGGGCGTCGGCCGCGCCGGTGGTGGTGAGAATGATGTTGTTTAAAATGCTCCGGTTTTTCCTGAGATCGTTTTTTCCGGCCCCGGGAAGCCGGTCCAGCGCCTGCTGGGAGCCGGTGACGGCGTGAACCGTGGCCATGGAGGCCGACAGGATCCGCTTGTACCCGAAGGCGTTTAAAAGGGGCTTGATCATATGGGCCAGGCACGTGGTGGTGCAAGACGCGTTGGAGATGATCCGGTGGGTCCGGGGGTCGTAGCTGTTTTCGTTGACGCCCATCACCGTGGTCACGGCGTCTTCGGGCATCCCGGCGCCCTTTTGTCTGATCTTGAAAGGCGCGGACACGATGACCTTTTCGGCCCCGGATTCCAGATGTCCCCGGACCGAGCCGCCCGGCGCGTCCGGGGAAAGGGTCGGGTCCAGGTATTTCCCGGTGGCGTCCACCACGAGCCGGACGTTTTCCTTCGCCCATCCGATCCGGGCGGGGTCGCGCTCGCTTCTTAAAAATTTGACCTTGACGCCGTCCACCCGCATGGACCCCTCTTGTTCGTCAATGTCGGCGATGACGTTTTCGGATCTGTATCCCTTTAAAAATCCTCTGAGCAGTCCGTAGGTGGAGTCCCGCTCGATGTAATGGGCGATGTCCTCAATGGAGTTTCCCACTTTGCGCCCCAGGTTGACCACCAGACCGTCAAAAAATTTTTCGCCCAGGTGATGCCATGCCGTCAGTTTTCCGATTCTTCCAAAGCCGTTGATTCCCAGTTTCATTGATCGATTTTTCCTGAAAAAGAGGTTGTGCGGCGCGTTGAGTTTTTAAAACAGCCGCGTCTTGAATGGGTTTAAATAAAACAGATTTTTCCCCCCAAATCAAGGAAATTGTATTTTCCCTTGCGCCCGGGGCGCCGATTCCATTATATGATGGGGCGACGGTCAAAACCCTAAAAAAGGATGGAAAGAAACATGGACGCGGATTTGATTCAGCGCCTCCGGAGCCGGGAGCCCCTTGCCGAGAGAATGCGGCCCGTTTCCCTGGATGAGTTCAGGGGACAGGGCCATATCGCGGGGGAAAACGCCCTGGTTCGGCGGTCCTTTGAGGAGGACCGGGTTTTTTCCATGATCCTGTGGGGGCCGCCGGGATGCGGCAAAACCACCCTGGCCGGCCTGCTGGCCCGGGTCGCCCGGGCCCATTTTACTCATTTTTCCGCCGTGCTTTCCGGTGTCAAAGACATTCGGGCGGTCATCGCCGATTCCGAAAAGAGGCGTTCGGGATCCGGGGAAAAGACCCTGCTTTTTGTGGATGAGATTCATCGTTTCAACAAATCCCAGCAGGACGCCTTTCTTCCCCATGTGGAAAGCGGCCTGATCACCCTGATCGGCGCCACCACTGAAAATCCCTCCTTTGAGGTGATACCGGCCTTGATGTCCAGGTGCCGGGTGGCGGTTTTAAAGCCCCTGGAGCCCCCGGACATCGACGCCATCATGGAAAACGCCCTTAAAGACCCGGAAAGGGGGCTGGGGGCCTTCGGCGTTTTCCTGGAGCCCGGGGCCCGGGACCATCTGGTCCGGCTGGCCGACGGGGACGCCCGGGCCGCTTTGAACAACCTGGAGGCGGCGGTTTTTTTTAAAATGTCCGCCGGCGGCGGGGACGGCCCGACCCCGCTTTCCCGGGATGAGGTGGAAAAGGCCCTGGATCAAAAGGCGCCGCTGTACGACAAAAACGGGGAGGCGCATTACAACCTCATATCGGCGTTTCATAAAAGCCTTCGGGGAAGCGACCCGGACGCCGCGCTTTACTGGCTTAAGCGCATGCTCCAGGGGGGCGAGGACCCCTTTTACATCGCCCGCAGAATGGTTCGTTTCGCCTCGGAGGACATCGGAAACGCCGACCCGGACGCCTTGAGGATCGCCCTGGACGCCATGAGCGCCTTTCGTTTCTTAGGCTCCCCGGAGGGGGAGCTGGCGTTGTCCCAAAGCGCCGTTTACCTGGCCACGGCGCCCAAGAGCAATGCCGTTTATATGGCCGAAAAGCGGGCTGCGGCCGCCGCGAAAAAATTCGGCTCCCTGCCGGTTCCCCTCCATATTCGAAACGCCCCCACAAAGCTCATGAAACGCCTGGGATACGGAAAGGGCTACCAGTACGACCATGACCGAAAAGGGGCTTTCGCGCCCCAGGAGCATCTGCCCGACCGGCTGGCGGGAACGGTTTTTTACCGCCCCACGGAACGGGGGGGTGAGAAAATCGTGAAAGAAAGGCTCCGGAAATGGAGAAGCTTAAGGGCGGCGGCGGGAAAAAAGACCCCGTGAGGGGGGGCGGTAAAAAACCGTTCGTTTTTTTTTAAAAAAGCGCTGGATCATTTCGGCCCAAATGGGTATAGTGACAGGATTATGACGGCGATTCGGCAAAACGGGCCGGGGGAATCGGAGATGGGCGGGGAAGAGACGACGCGCCGGGAGCCGCACAAGGGGGCGGGGCACCGGAAAAGACTTCGGGAGCGGTTTTTGAACGCGG
The DNA window shown above is from Candidatus Desulfarcum epimagneticum and carries:
- a CDS encoding Heterodisulfide reductase, which encodes MLTLSTIEGIEGEEGNFTVSVKKSPRYVDLDKCIACGACAEKCPAKTSDEFNEGLAKRKAIYLPYPQAVPLKYAIDADRCIYFKKGKCKACEKFCPTDAIRFDETEEILKINVGSVIVAGGFKPFDPSGLDNYQHHAFPNVVTSLEFERILAAGGPTGGHVLRPSDGQEAKRIAWLQCVGSRDMNRCDNEYCSSVCCMYAIKESVIAKEHIGDSFEPTIFYIDMRTHGKDFEKYYERAKDQGTRFIRSRVHTVQEADDSGTLKLAYVSESGEIENETFDMLVLSVGMEPADSVADLAGRLGIELDRFNFVKTEDIAPVSTSRPGIYAAGVIRGCKDIPQSVVEAGAAACAAGMKLAPARGEMTSAKRFPDETDVAGEEPRLGVFVCNCGVNIGGVVDVPGVVEYAKSLPGVEYVEESLFTCSQDTQEKMAEAIRENRLNRVVVAACTPRTHEPLFQETIRNAGLNPYLFEMANIRNQCAWVHSDEKEKATQKARDLVRMGVARAGVLEPIPDLSVEVKKSALVAGGGVAGMTAALSLAEQGFKTTIVEKEAVLGGAARDVKKTWKSADVQAFLKDMIERVEKHPDIDTLLSAAITGASGFVGNYVTDVSVDGTPASIEHGVAIMATGGHSSSPDEYLLGKDPRVSVWHDLENDPGRLKGADSVVFIQCVGSREEGHPYCSGICCTASVSMAIDIKDENPDAQVYILYRDIRTFGERELIYKEAREKGVLFIRYTPEKKPEVREENGDLMVRVHDPVIGRDLDIKADLINLATAIEPHDNQELASFYKLPVNEENFFMEAHAKLKPVEFASDGLFMCGLAHYPKSIDDSVAQAMAAASRAAAVLARDSIDISPLVSKADAEKCVGCGLCEEICAFGAIVLEETDGAGSRAKNIPASCKGCGLCAASCPKQAIDMLHFRDAQIEASILAV
- a CDS encoding Heterodisulfide reductase — its product is MTDKPVGSVMVVGGGITGMQAAIDLADSGYYVHMVEKTSAIGGVMSRLDKTFPTNDCAM
- a CDS encoding PAS domain-containing sensor histidine kinase, with the translated sequence MISKTQKRLTLRAQMEKQTGAQPPEIKKLDEKQKELILKAFQSFKKKLIIVSPDFDILFCNSAKPRDKEAECVGEKCHEFFYGHDRPCEDCAVVDAIRKKSPELKQIPGKFLKTDMMACQYAYPIRLPDGEVEAFVSMKFDLRIQEKLEKKFNRANSFLRNLINSAVDGVVGADKKGNILIFSEVAERISGYSAREAMSSLNIRDIYPEGVASDIMKKMRGEEYGGPGKLRQCHVDCIGKNGVIAPISLNASIVYENGKEAATIGFFHDRREELEIKRKLEKTRIQLLQAEKMSSLGKLSAGVAHQLNNPLGSIMLFARLILEEHELEESAQDDLKRILEDAERCRNIVKELLEFARQTNYKMGPCDVNKALSRTLFLLENQTVFHNIAIGKEFFPDLPKIMANEQQLNHVFMNIILNAAQAMEGKGSLDLSTDFIQDRDVIEIRISDSGPGIPDDIVSSIFDPFFTTKEEGKGTGLGLSLVYGIVKKHGGTVSAESGAGGTTFIIRFPVLRERKGNDKENEIG
- a CDS encoding Histidine kinase, whose amino-acid sequence is MTRKMKSDKKPLGVDVMIVDDEKGIRDASGRILSRMGFAVVTMPNGDEALKKLPETDVSMVFLDLKMPGMDGMEVLKRIKDTRPEILVIVITGYATVETAIEAMKKGAYDFITKPFEPDQLRIVANRALEKILLTEETRKLEREKERTLSDLDAEKSRMLTIVNSLPNGVVVTDTGGRVVLMNPAARGHLELDPSAGAGKEIGAYIDDEGLGALVADISRGAYVDFEDIPDYEIVISEKKYLLARGKPVLGEKRECMGAVITLIDITPIRMLDNLKTEFIEKVSHELRSPLSTIHEQLVSVLKERTDDPSAQDHYLLSRAREKTKGLISLIGDLLDISRIEDGILCHERQTVAVDTLLADIVDFLSAKSRAKDQTLTLSVPDEPLPPLNADPMGLESIFGNLITNAIHYTPEGGRVEVFIDMAGINMRVRVSDNGFGMDGRHLDRIFDKFYRVKDDNTRHITGTGLGLSIVKGLVDSLGGIIEVESAPSSGSTFTVLLPVQPDVPDPVPA